The window ATTACGCGCGCAGGTCGGGCATGCCGTGCAGCAGGTTTTACTTCAACGTGAAAATACGCAGTTAAGAAAAGAACTTCAGATCAGCAAAGGATTCACCGGATTTATCGGCGACTGCAAACCGATGCGGCACGTGTATGATCTTGTTGACAAAGTAAGCAAAAGCAACGTAACGGTGCTCATTCGCGGCGAGAGCGGCACAGGAAAGGAATTGGTAGCCAAGACGATTCATGATCAGAGCCTCCGCGCCAAAGGGCCGTTTATTTCCATTAACTGTGCGGCGATTCCAAAAGAATTGATTGAAAGCGAACTCTTCGGATTTGAAAAGGGCGCGTTCACCGGTGCGGTAGCGGCGAAACAGGGAAAATTTGAATTAGCGGACGGCGGAACCCTTTTTCTCGACGAGATCGGCGATATGTCGCTCGAAACGCAGGCCAAAGTTCTGCGCGTCCTGCAGGAAAGAAAATTCGAACGCGTCGGCGGCACGGAATCCATTCAGGTGGATGTCCGTATTCTCAGCGCCACACACCGTGATTTGTCTAAATTTATACGCGAAGGACAATTCCGGGAAGACCTGTATTACCGCATTAATGTGGTGGAGATCGAAGTTCCGACTCTACGCAAACGCGCGGGCGATATACCTCTGCTGGCTAAACATTATCTCAGCGTGTTTGCGCAAAAACATAAAATTAACGTCACGCGCTTTTCAAATGATGCAATGAAAGTACTTATGGATTATGACTGGCCCGGCAATGTGCGCGAACTGATTAATGTGGTTGAACGCAGCGTAGTGCTTAGTTCCGGCGAGGAAATCACAAAAGACTTGTTGCATGACGACCTGAAAAAAAACGGCGATTTCAGTCCGATGGGAATCAAAGAAATTCTTGAGCGGGGCGACGTGAGTTTCCAGGACGCCAAACAGCGCGTCGTACGCGCGTTTGAACGCGAGTTTATCATGGAATCGATGAAACTCAATCACTGGAATATTTCACAGACCGCGGCAAAACTCGGCATGAAGCGGCAGTACTTACAGCAGAAGATAAAAGAATTGGAACTGAATATCCAGGAAGCGAAGGAGCATCTATGACAAACTCACGCCCGGAGTCCGCGGCGAGCCCTTTAATGGACACTCCGCAAACACTCAGCGATCAGCCCATCGGAATTTTTGATTCCGGTATCGGCGGTTTGACCGTGGTCAAGGAAGTTATGCGTCAATTGCCCAATGAACGCATCGTCTATCTCGGTGATACCGCGCGCGTGCCGTACGGCACAAAGTCCGATCGCACGATCAAAGCGTTTACTCTGCAAAGCTGTTTATTTTTACTCGAACATGATGTCAAGATGATCGTCATTGCCTGTAACACCGCCAGCGCGGTCGCATTGGACTTCATTGCCAATATGTTCAAGATACCCGTGATCGGCGTCATAGTGCCGGGTTCGTCCGCGGCGGTCGGGCTCAGTGTGAAACAACGTATCGGTATTATTGGAACGCAAACCACGGTCAACAGCGAGGCGTACCCCATAACGATCAAGAAGATG of the bacterium genome contains:
- a CDS encoding sigma-54-dependent Fis family transcriptional regulator, which encodes MSEPITPDFTLQSTIGVLIVDDEKAARYGMAKALRPEGYRIAEAEDALSALNLMSTNSYDVIVTDVSMPGMNGIDFVKKLKERRIESLVIVITAHGSEKTAVEAIKSGAFNYMSKPYDIEELRAQVGHAVQQVLLQRENTQLRKELQISKGFTGFIGDCKPMRHVYDLVDKVSKSNVTVLIRGESGTGKELVAKTIHDQSLRAKGPFISINCAAIPKELIESELFGFEKGAFTGAVAAKQGKFELADGGTLFLDEIGDMSLETQAKVLRVLQERKFERVGGTESIQVDVRILSATHRDLSKFIREGQFREDLYYRINVVEIEVPTLRKRAGDIPLLAKHYLSVFAQKHKINVTRFSNDAMKVLMDYDWPGNVRELINVVERSVVLSSGEEITKDLLHDDLKKNGDFSPMGIKEILERGDVSFQDAKQRVVRAFEREFIMESMKLNHWNISQTAAKLGMKRQYLQQKIKELELNIQEAKEHL